A window of the Alnus glutinosa chromosome 4, dhAlnGlut1.1, whole genome shotgun sequence genome harbors these coding sequences:
- the LOC133866638 gene encoding uncharacterized protein LOC133866638 isoform X1, with amino-acid sequence MAVASKTRIMLEGLVREGSFNWLLSKRSSFNDEFEEMGRSPSAERNWIPELSPVANVVVRRCSKILGVPSGELKESFNAEAAESIKHSSRYARNLLEYCCFRTLALSIQVTGHLADKRFRRLTYDMMLAWEAPAAASQPLLNVDEDMSVGVEAFSRIASAVPLIANVIISENLFEVLTKSTGGRLRYSIYDKYLSGLDRAIRKMKTQSESSLLSAVRSSRREKILEVDGTVTTQPVLEHVGISTWPGRLVLTDHALYFEPLRVVSYDKAKRYDLEEDLKQVVKPEMTGPWGTRLFDKAISYKSISLSESAVIEFPELKGHRRRDYWLGIIREILYVHRFINKYQIKGVERGEALSKAVLGILRVQAIQDICSSISLRCETLLMFNLCDQLPGGDLILETLATMSTSRELDRSNNSRAGAGMYSVSALDMVSNLGFVFGTNSSNPNEAGLVVGEIAVGEMSSLERVVKESKNNYEKVVLAQATVDGVKVDGIDTNLAVMKELLFPVIELGKCLLSLAYWDDPVKSLVFCSVFSYIICSMRFRGWLGYSFALTFIFIAVFMVLTRFCGQGKPIDDVKVMAPPPMNTMEQLLTVQNAISQAEGLIQDSNIVLLKIRALLLCIFPQASEKFAVALLITALILAFIPSKYVVLLIFMETFTRYSPLRKASTERWMRRLREWWFSIPAAPVLLEREKEEKKRK; translated from the exons ATGGCTGTCGCAAGCAAAACAAGAATTATGCTTGAAGGTCTGGTAAGAGAAGGATCATTCAATTGGTTGCTTAGCAAACGGAGTTCCttcaatgatgaatttgaaGAGATGGGAAGGTCTCCATCTGCCGAGAGGAATTGGATACCGGAGCTTTCTCCAGTTGCAAATGTTGTGGTTCGTAGATGCTCAAA AATCCTTGGTGTTCCTTCGGGTGAGCTTAAAGAAAGCTTCAATGCGGAGGCTGCTGAATCCATAAAACATTCATCTCGGTATGCTAGAAACTTGTTGGAATACTGCTGTTTCAGGACACTAGCTTTGTCAATACAAGTAACGGGTCACCTAGCTGATAAAAGGTTTCGACGCCTAACGTATGACATGATGCTAGCTTGGGAGGCTCCAGCTGCTGCCAGCCAACCTTTACTTAAT GTCGATGAGGACATGTCTGTTGGGGTAGAGGCCTTCTCACGAATAGCTTCAGCGGTCCCTCTTATTGCAAACGTGATTATTAGTGAAAATCTTTTTGAGGTGCTTACAAAATCTACTGGTGGTCGGCTTCGGTATTCCATCTATGACAAGTATTTAAGTGGACTAGATAG AGCTATTAGGAAAATGAAGACCCAGTCAGAGTCATCTCTTCTTTCTGCTGTTCGATCATCAAGACGAGAAAAGATTCTGGAAGTGGATGGAACAGTCACCACCCAGCCAGTTCTTGAACATGTAGGAATTTCTACATGGCCTG GTCGGTTAGTTCTGACAGACCATGCACTTTACTTTGAACCTCTCCGTGTTGTGTCTTATGACAAAGCAAAAAGATACGATTTAGAAGAAGATCTGAAACAAGTTGTTAAACCTGAGATGACTGGACCATGGGGTACTCGACTTTTTGACAAGGCCATTTCCTATAAATCAATTTCCTT ATCAGAATCCGCTGTCATTGAGTTTCCTGAACTTAAGGGGCACCGTCGCCGTGATTATTGGCTTGGAATTATCCGTGAAATTTTATATGTTCATAGATTTATAAATAAGTACCAGATCAAGGGAGTTGAACGGGGTGAAGCACTTTCAAAGGCTGTACTTGGAATTCTGAGAGTACAAGCCATTCAAGATATTTGTTCGAGTATTTCTCTACGGTGTGAGACTCTTCTGATGTTTAATCTTTGCGACCAACTTCCAGGTGGAGACTTGATACTGGAAACTCTTGCAACTATGTCAACCTCCAGGGAGTTGGACCGGAGTAACAATTCTAGAGCTGGGGCTGGAATGTATTCAGTCTCTGCCTTGGACATGGTTTCTAacttagggtttgtgtttggaACAAATTCAAGTAATCCTAATGAGGCTGGGCTTGTTGTGGGTGAGATAGCTGTGGGAGAGATGTCTTCTTTGGAAAGAGTTGTTAAGGAATCTAAAAACAACTATGAAAAGGTGGTCCTTGCACAAGCAACAGTTGACGGAGTTAAAGTGGATGGCATTGACACAAATTTGGCAGTGATGAAG GAGTTACTCTTTCCTgtaattgaacttggaaagtgCCTTCTATCTTTGGCATATTGGGATGATCCTGTGAAGTCTTTGGTGTTCTGTTCAGTTTTCAGTTATATAATTTGCAG CATGCGTTTCAGGGGATGGCTGGGTTACTCCTTTGCTCTTACATTCATCTTTATTGCGGTTTTCATGGTACTCACCCGGTTTTGTGGCCAAGGAAAGCCTATTGATGATGTTAAGGTGATGGCGCCTCCACCGATGAATACAATGGAGCAACTTTTGACCGTTCAAAATGCCATTTCTCAAGCTGAAGGACTCATCCAGGATAGTAACATTGTTCTTCTCAAGATAAGGGCCTTGTTGCTATGCATTTTTCCTcag GCAAGCGAAAAATTTGCAGTTGCTCTCTTGATCACAGCCTTGATTCTGGCCTTCATTCCTAGTAAGTACGTAGTTCTTCTAATCTTCATGGAAACTTTTACAAGATATTCTCCTTTAAGGAAAGCAAGCACAGAGAGATGGATGAGGAGATTGAGAGAGTGGTGGTTCAGCATACCAGCGGCTCCTGTTCTCcttgaaagagaaaaagaggaaaaaaagaggAAGTGA
- the LOC133866638 gene encoding uncharacterized protein LOC133866638 isoform X2 — protein MAVASKTRIMLEGLVREGSFNWLLSKRSSFNDEFEEMGRSPSAERNWIPELSPVANVVVRRCSKILGVPSGELKESFNAEAAESIKHSSRYARNLLEYCCFRTLALSIQVTGHLADKRFRRLTYDMMLAWEAPAAASQPLLNVDEDMSVGVEAFSRIASAVPLIANVIISENLFEVLTKSTGGRLRYSIYDKYLSGLDRAIRKMKTQSESSLLSAVRSSRREKILEVDGTVTTQPVLEHVGISTWPGRLVLTDHALYFEPLRVVSYDKAKRYDLEEDLKQVVKPEMTGPWGTRLFDKAISYKSISLSESAVIEFPELKGHRRRDYWLGIIREILYVHRFINKYQIKGVERGEALSKAVLGILRVQAIQDICSSISLRCETLLMFNLCDQLPGGDLILETLATMSTSRELDRSNNSRAGAGMYSVSALDMVSNLGFVFGTNSSNPNEAGLVVGEIAVGEMSSLERVVKESKNNYEKVVLAQATVDGVKVDGIDTNLAVMKELLFPVIELGKCLLSLAYWDDPVKSLVFCSVFSYIICRGWLGYSFALTFIFIAVFMVLTRFCGQGKPIDDVKVMAPPPMNTMEQLLTVQNAISQAEGLIQDSNIVLLKIRALLLCIFPQASEKFAVALLITALILAFIPSKYVVLLIFMETFTRYSPLRKASTERWMRRLREWWFSIPAAPVLLEREKEEKKRK, from the exons ATGGCTGTCGCAAGCAAAACAAGAATTATGCTTGAAGGTCTGGTAAGAGAAGGATCATTCAATTGGTTGCTTAGCAAACGGAGTTCCttcaatgatgaatttgaaGAGATGGGAAGGTCTCCATCTGCCGAGAGGAATTGGATACCGGAGCTTTCTCCAGTTGCAAATGTTGTGGTTCGTAGATGCTCAAA AATCCTTGGTGTTCCTTCGGGTGAGCTTAAAGAAAGCTTCAATGCGGAGGCTGCTGAATCCATAAAACATTCATCTCGGTATGCTAGAAACTTGTTGGAATACTGCTGTTTCAGGACACTAGCTTTGTCAATACAAGTAACGGGTCACCTAGCTGATAAAAGGTTTCGACGCCTAACGTATGACATGATGCTAGCTTGGGAGGCTCCAGCTGCTGCCAGCCAACCTTTACTTAAT GTCGATGAGGACATGTCTGTTGGGGTAGAGGCCTTCTCACGAATAGCTTCAGCGGTCCCTCTTATTGCAAACGTGATTATTAGTGAAAATCTTTTTGAGGTGCTTACAAAATCTACTGGTGGTCGGCTTCGGTATTCCATCTATGACAAGTATTTAAGTGGACTAGATAG AGCTATTAGGAAAATGAAGACCCAGTCAGAGTCATCTCTTCTTTCTGCTGTTCGATCATCAAGACGAGAAAAGATTCTGGAAGTGGATGGAACAGTCACCACCCAGCCAGTTCTTGAACATGTAGGAATTTCTACATGGCCTG GTCGGTTAGTTCTGACAGACCATGCACTTTACTTTGAACCTCTCCGTGTTGTGTCTTATGACAAAGCAAAAAGATACGATTTAGAAGAAGATCTGAAACAAGTTGTTAAACCTGAGATGACTGGACCATGGGGTACTCGACTTTTTGACAAGGCCATTTCCTATAAATCAATTTCCTT ATCAGAATCCGCTGTCATTGAGTTTCCTGAACTTAAGGGGCACCGTCGCCGTGATTATTGGCTTGGAATTATCCGTGAAATTTTATATGTTCATAGATTTATAAATAAGTACCAGATCAAGGGAGTTGAACGGGGTGAAGCACTTTCAAAGGCTGTACTTGGAATTCTGAGAGTACAAGCCATTCAAGATATTTGTTCGAGTATTTCTCTACGGTGTGAGACTCTTCTGATGTTTAATCTTTGCGACCAACTTCCAGGTGGAGACTTGATACTGGAAACTCTTGCAACTATGTCAACCTCCAGGGAGTTGGACCGGAGTAACAATTCTAGAGCTGGGGCTGGAATGTATTCAGTCTCTGCCTTGGACATGGTTTCTAacttagggtttgtgtttggaACAAATTCAAGTAATCCTAATGAGGCTGGGCTTGTTGTGGGTGAGATAGCTGTGGGAGAGATGTCTTCTTTGGAAAGAGTTGTTAAGGAATCTAAAAACAACTATGAAAAGGTGGTCCTTGCACAAGCAACAGTTGACGGAGTTAAAGTGGATGGCATTGACACAAATTTGGCAGTGATGAAG GAGTTACTCTTTCCTgtaattgaacttggaaagtgCCTTCTATCTTTGGCATATTGGGATGATCCTGTGAAGTCTTTGGTGTTCTGTTCAGTTTTCAGTTATATAATTTGCAG GGGATGGCTGGGTTACTCCTTTGCTCTTACATTCATCTTTATTGCGGTTTTCATGGTACTCACCCGGTTTTGTGGCCAAGGAAAGCCTATTGATGATGTTAAGGTGATGGCGCCTCCACCGATGAATACAATGGAGCAACTTTTGACCGTTCAAAATGCCATTTCTCAAGCTGAAGGACTCATCCAGGATAGTAACATTGTTCTTCTCAAGATAAGGGCCTTGTTGCTATGCATTTTTCCTcag GCAAGCGAAAAATTTGCAGTTGCTCTCTTGATCACAGCCTTGATTCTGGCCTTCATTCCTAGTAAGTACGTAGTTCTTCTAATCTTCATGGAAACTTTTACAAGATATTCTCCTTTAAGGAAAGCAAGCACAGAGAGATGGATGAGGAGATTGAGAGAGTGGTGGTTCAGCATACCAGCGGCTCCTGTTCTCcttgaaagagaaaaagaggaaaaaaagaggAAGTGA